GCGCACCGCGAGGATCTGGAAGTGATCGGGATCGCTAGGACCGGCGATGCGGCACTGGCGTGCGTGCGGGCAGCGGATCCTGACGTGGTGCTGGTGGATCAGGAGACAGAAGAGCGACATCCGGATATGGTGCTGCGGCTGATGGACGCAGGAACGCACACCAAGGTCGTCGTGATGCACCTGGTAGATGAGGCCGTGCGCGTGCTCGAGTGCCGGCGCACAACGGCGGCTACGGTGCGCGATCTTGTTCGGGCTATTCAGGGTGATCTGGCACAGCAGGTAGCGTAGAAGGGGGGAGCACAATGCATCCGGTCGGACTGGCACTGGCATTCCTGGTCTTCTGGTCGTTGGCCGCGGTAGGGGCCTTTCTGGTGTTGCACGGGGGCCGCAGGCTGAAGGGCGGTACCCGCAACGCCTTCTGGGCCATCGTCAACGGGACAACCGCGCTGCTCGGCGCAACGATGATGAGCGCCGGCATCTACGCGACGTTCGTCGTCCTGTACGCGCGGTAGGTCGCCGCGCGCTGCCTATTGCAGGCAGCGATACCTATCCGGTATCCTTGGGCGTAACGTCGCCTGGCGGGGGAACTGAGTGTACTGGCTGATCCTGTCGGCGGCCCTCTGGATGCTGGCGTTTCCCCAGGCAGGGCTCGCCCAAACCAATGAGACCTGCCTGGCGTGTCACCAGGTAGAAGGTTCCAAGGTTCGCTTCCCTGGCGGCGGCGAGATAGACGTAACCGTGGACCCC
This DNA window, taken from Armatimonadota bacterium, encodes the following:
- a CDS encoding response regulator transcription factor, producing MRCRVLIWSERSAFVRAIRSLAHREDLEVIGIARTGDAALACVRAADPDVVLVDQETEERHPDMVLRLMDAGTHTKVVVMHLVDEAVRVLECRRTTAATVRDLVRAIQGDLAQQVA